A stretch of the bacterium genome encodes the following:
- a CDS encoding DUF2225 domain-containing protein — protein sequence MSQLPLVARDLKCPACSYGFKLHTPKSSASVLLRRDADFCPYYEGVNPLFYAVWVCPQCGYAALKDHFRELPERDRPAVQVALEGVAEIKRHDFEKPERSLFAAMLSLQLALRCYEARHSPGEIRGGILLRLAWTCRYGNDRKRERSYLQEAIATYQAAFDKGLHASSAISEAHVAFLIGEMLRRTGQGQDAIPWFVRAIQSDTKQGETYRMAKDQLYEAKESIRFFEYLKAVPLLAPLSPDEIALLSALTRNRTYVPGKTICQEGDPGDSMFIVMRGSARVSVAGQPVAMLAPDQVFGEMSLLSGQPRSATVVAEEAAELLEIDRVAFKTLFKANPAIAAEMASTMEARRETNARVLNDGEEPDLSLQTSSESESEGEAPARGNESGLMARLRGLFELS from the coding sequence GTGAGCCAATTGCCCCTGGTCGCCCGTGACCTGAAATGCCCGGCATGCAGTTACGGGTTCAAGCTCCACACCCCCAAGAGCTCGGCCTCGGTCCTGTTGCGCCGCGACGCGGACTTTTGCCCCTACTACGAGGGGGTGAACCCCCTCTTCTACGCCGTCTGGGTCTGCCCCCAGTGCGGCTACGCCGCGCTCAAGGACCACTTCCGCGAGCTCCCCGAGCGGGATCGCCCCGCGGTCCAGGTCGCCCTCGAGGGCGTCGCCGAGATCAAGCGGCACGACTTCGAGAAGCCCGAGCGATCGCTTTTCGCCGCCATGCTGAGCCTCCAGCTCGCCCTGCGGTGCTACGAAGCCCGCCACTCCCCCGGCGAGATCCGGGGCGGGATCCTCTTGCGCCTCGCGTGGACCTGCCGCTACGGCAACGATCGCAAGCGCGAGCGCAGCTACCTGCAAGAGGCGATCGCCACCTACCAGGCGGCCTTCGACAAGGGCCTCCACGCGAGCTCGGCCATCAGCGAGGCCCACGTGGCCTTCCTGATCGGCGAGATGCTGCGCCGCACAGGCCAGGGCCAGGACGCCATCCCCTGGTTCGTGCGGGCCATCCAGAGCGACACCAAGCAGGGCGAAACCTACCGAATGGCCAAGGACCAGCTCTACGAGGCCAAGGAATCGATCCGCTTCTTCGAGTACCTCAAGGCCGTGCCCCTGCTCGCGCCGCTCTCGCCCGACGAGATCGCCCTGCTCTCGGCGCTCACCCGCAACCGCACCTACGTCCCGGGCAAGACCATCTGCCAGGAAGGCGATCCCGGCGACAGCATGTTCATCGTGATGCGCGGCAGCGCCCGGGTCTCGGTCGCAGGCCAGCCGGTCGCCATGCTCGCACCCGACCAGGTCTTCGGTGAGATGTCCCTACTGAGCGGCCAGCCGCGCAGCGCGACGGTGGTCGCCGAGGAAGCCGCCGAGCTGCTTGAGATCGACCGGGTCGCCTTCAAGACCCTCTTCAAGGCCAACCCCGCGATCGCCGCCGAGATGGCGAGCACCATGGAGGCGCGCCGCGAGACCAACGCGCGGGTCCTCAACGACGGTGAAGAGCCCGATCTCTCGCTCCAAACCTCGTCCGAGTCCGAGAGCGAAGGCGAAGCGCCCGCTCGCGGCAACGAATCGGGCCTCATGGCGCGTCTGCGCGGCCTCTTCGAGCTCTCCTAA